In the genome of Fusarium fujikuroi IMI 58289 draft genome, chromosome FFUJ_chr02, one region contains:
- a CDS encoding related to coxI translation protein CYA5 has protein sequence MLERTAANLESRSLQRIFHKTSIRSRRLHTGFWQHGAAAIDLSSFLPGSIGSAQAAAPGPETKQLQSNLLASVLVLDFLYPKSTLPLLRNLYPELPNSQCAQRTAIVPTRRAYSSIIPPNTTDTNQADEKNENPETTAPNQPERSHETAQRYEIADIAEDPTLFPGGKPTVSSKAEPELQQVRKLQQLLDRKGGHFQDVWDQYSVLDNDQRGFLRGQVVQYLSRSHSIVETGRALSIFRQIPPNSWDNDTLTAGIILLLRSGDLPSAVECFKTGLETRGLNRGLEYLMADAINSKKWAAALEVWVSFYKSRIKRRPDALAPELERLQQLASLPAQGSHYFSFRAYLVGEGAEQHRKIRKDPVASLALSSFRKFFANMALREPCRPRHATVILETLKDRDAYNMYLNIMIDRWMVKEESRATMERLVPIYQKFRELPDAQPLMTVLRGMFKICFPKRTARLEEIKDDWIRYKGGLNQWGYEKFLKYYAERGDVRAVKELWPKYIEGFPEVVQSPRGFRSTINVYAQLGDVENAKKEMDKMTNEYGVEPDLDSWNTYLKAYMRTNDYDAVMKLFEDIAEKHEPDAYTYAHTMAMTAKRGDLETTLEVFNKSQEAEVPISIQMGLALVVAYCQNGLLFEAESLCIELTHRKLISEAIWNQLINFNGVEGNISKVYELLKRMREFGVEWDDETYTFLLQALIRVNQIHSAYNLLKRGVEESLFLVTPAHFATVMAGAARNGQHELVESLFCRLQQSDLPITFSAWVALVGAAVKRKPGVERTQNLAKEFVAYFEKAAATAKTTGESMPDEEVEATDSSNLARLKAETKFLGRAINLLTELRDFGSIEELLSLFVEIFPEFRSEQFPPDVMAALIHSLNADQRYREAISLWDKTWESALASSQKRSGDGIMLGAEYSLSRAVDEVATTFKKINEPELLSKTVDKVTEAGFKLTRQNWVRIIRDLSDMGRFERAAYWCEKMLMPGWQGWAPPRRNALLMRNTRTLKPPNNLLYRLQHKWIEMRKMAAWSADVSRVLSTLEEKCPRLHHAFVTSEIKSMPTAYVVNGKDVSPGELDKVLQSLSYHSLLKVKEALLRDLQKETKREKNLGVASEPLRVIDNKTWREMLHNRVRRYATLWHSRRNAHFELNQALNVPNASDDVRIEAKAMGSEQPDDQVTRQRFSYWNAFWDRYDQKIHGEEPRPKISYSHVNHHGSKTWAHTAERRQRMAKKRAERLRRQMFDDD, from the coding sequence ATGCTCGAGCGAACAGCTGCGAATTTGGAGTCGCGCAGTCTCCAGCGCATATTTCACAAGACCTCGATTCGATCTCGACGATTACATACAGGCTTTTGGCAACATGGAGCCGCTGCTATCGACCTTTCTAGTTTCTTGCCAGGCTCTATAGGATCTGCTCAAGCTGCCGCCCCCGGACCGGAGACAAAGCAATTACAGTCAAATCTACTTGCTTCCGTCTTAGTCCTCGACTTCCTCTACCCAAAATCGACTCTTCCTCTCTTACGCAATCTCTACCCTGAACTACCCAACTCTCAGTGTGCGCAAAGAACAGCAATCGTTCCAACAAGACGAGCATACTCATCGATAATACCTCCGAATACGACCGATACGAATCAAGCAGATGAAAAGAACGAAAACCCCGAAACGACGGCTCCTAATCAGCCTGAGCGATCGCACGAGACGGCACAACGCTACGAGATAGCCGACATAGCTGAGGACCCAACTCTGTTTCCTGGTGGAAAGCCAACAGTGAGCTCCAAAGCTGAGCCAGAGCTGCAGCAAGTACGGAAACTCCAACAGCTGTTGGATAGAAAGGGTGGCCATTTCCAAGATGTTTGGGACCAGTACTCGGTGCTAGACAATGACCAAAGAGGTTTCCTACGTGGCCAGGTAGTACAGTATCTGTCCCGCTCTCACAGCATCGTTGAGACAGGAAGAGCCCTCTCAATATTCCGCCAAATCCCGCCAAACTCATGGGATAACGACACCTTGACTGCAGGAATTATCTTGCTTCTACGGTCCGGGGATCTTCCTTCGGCTGTGGAGTGCTTCAAAACGGGATTGGAAACGAGAGGGTTGAACCGCGGACTTGAATACTTAATGGCGGATGCGATCAACTCGAAAAAATGGGCGGCAGCTTTGGAAGTATGGGTTTCATTCTACAAGAGCCGCATCAAAAGAAGACCCGATGCTTTAGCCCCGGAACTAGAACGACTTCAACAGCTTGCGTCTCTTCCTGCACAAGGATCTCATTACTTCTCCTTTCGAGCCTATCTGGTTGGCGAAGGCGCAGAGCAGCATAGGAAGATCAGGAAAGACCCTGTTGCCTCGCTAGCCTTGTCCTCCTTCCGGAAGTTCTTTGCCAACATGGCATTACGAGAACCGTGCCGCCCCAGGCATGCGACAGTTATTCTTGAGACTCTGAAGGATCGAGATGCATACAACATGTACCTGAACATCATGATCGATCGCTGGATGGTAAAAGAGGAGAGTCGGGCTACCATGGAACGTCTTGTTCCTATCTACCAGAAGTTCAGAGAACTGCCAGACGCACAGCCTCTGATGACTGTCTTACGTGGCATGTTCAAGATTTGCTTTCCAAAGAGGACTGCCAGACTTGAAGAAATTAAAGACGACTGGATTCGTTACAAAGGCGGGCTCAATCAATGGGGGTATGAAAAATTTCTGAAGTATTACGCTGAGAGGGGTGATGTGCGAGCCGTCAAAGAGTTATGGCCCAAGTACATCGAAGGTTTTCCTGAAGTGGTACAGTCCCCCCGTGGATTCCGAAGCACAATAAACGTATATGCCCAGCTTGGAGACGTTGAGAATgcaaagaaagagatggaCAAAATGACCAATGAATACGGTGTTGAGCCGGACCTCGACAGTTGGAACACATATCTCAAGGCTTACATGAGGACCAACGACTATGATGCTGTCATGAAACTGTTTGAGGATATCGCAGAAAAGCACGAGCCGGATGCATACACCTATGCACACACCATGGCCATGACTGCTAAAAGGGGTGATTTGGAGACTACCCTAGAAGTATTCAACAAGTCACAGGAAGCTGAGGTACCTATCTCCATACAAATGGGTCTGGCTCTGGTGGTGGCATACTGCCAGAATGGTCTTCTTTTTGAGGCCGAGAGCCTTTGCATTGAGCTAACCCATCGTAAGCTCATATCGGAAGCTATTTGGAACCAGCTTATCAACTTCAACGGCGTCGAGGGGAACATCAGTAAGGTTTATGAACTACTCAAGCGCATGAGAGAATTTGGCGTGGAATGGGATGATGAGACATACACCTTTCTTCTCCAGGCGCTTATCCGAGTCAACCAAATCCATTCCGCCTATAATTTACTCAagcgtggtgttgaggagagtTTATTCCTTGTCACCCCTGCGCATTTTGCTACCGTTATGGCTGGAGCTGCTCGTAATGGACAGCACGAGCTTGTTGAAAGTCTTTTCTGTCGACTGCAACAGTCAGATTTACCTATTACCTTCAGTGCTTGGGTTGCTCTCGTCGGCGCTGCCGTTAAGAGGAAACCCGGTGTTGAGCGAACCCAGAATTTGGCTAAGGAATTTGTCGCGTACTTCGAAAAGGCTGCTGCGACAGCAAAAACGACAGGGGAGTCGATGCCGGACGAGGAGGTTGAAGCGACCGACTCCAGCAATCTCGCAAGACTTAAAGCCGAAACCAAGTTCCTTGGTCGAGCGATCAATCTACTTACCGAGCTTCGAGACTTTGGCTCCATTGAAGAATTGCTGAGTCTATTCGTTGAAATCTTCCCCGAGTTCAGGAGCGAGCAGTTTCCTCCTGATGTCATGGCCGCTTTGATACACTCGCTTAACGCCGATCAGAGATACCGTGAGGCCATTTCGCTGTGGGACAAGACATGGGAAAGTGCCCTTGCATCCAGCCAGAAACGCTCAGGTGATGGCATTATGCTTGGTGCCGAATACTCTCTGTCTCGTGCTGTGGACGAAGTGGCAACAACATTCAAGAAGATAAACGAACCAGAGCTTCTCAGCAAGACCGTCGACAAGGTTACCGAGGCTGGGTTCAAGCTGACTCGGCAGAACTGGGTACGCATTATCCGTGATCTTTCTGACATGGGCAGATTTGAGCGTGCCGCGTACTGGTGCGAGAAGATGCTCATGCCAGGGTGGCAAGGCTGGGCACCCCCTCGGCGCAACGCGCTTTTGATGCGAAATACCCGTACCCTGAAACCACCCAACAATCTCCTCTACCGTCTGCAGCACAAGTGGATAGAGATGCGTAAGATGGCAGCCTGGTCTGCGGACGTTTCTCGCGTGCTATCAACTCTTGAGGAGAAGTGCCCACGTCTGCACCATGCTTTTGTCACATCAGAGATCAAGTCGATGCCTACGGCATACGTCGTAAACGGTAAAGATGTTTCGCCTGGTGAACTCGACAAAGTACTTCAAAGTCTGTCTTACCATTCTCTActgaaggtcaaggaggcttTGCTCCGAGATTTGCAGAAGGAGACGAAGCGCGAGAAGAACCTTGGAGTGGCATCTGAGCCCCTGAGGGTCATTGACAACAAGACATGGAGGGAAATGCTGCACAACAGAGTTCGACGGTATGCCACTTTATGGCATTCTCGACGCAACGCGCACTTTGAGCTGAACCAAGCACTCAATGTTCCCAATGCATCAGACGACGTCAGAATCGAAGCAAAGGCAATGGGGTCCGAACAACCAGACGATCAGGTCACCCGCCAACGCTTCAGCTACTGGAACGCGTTCTGGGATCGTTACGATCAGAAGATTCACGGCGAGGAGCCGAGACCGAAGATATCATACTCGCATGTTAATCATCATGGGAGCAAAACCTGGGCACACACAGCAGAAAGACGCCAGAGAATGGCTAAGAAGCGGGcagagaggttgaggaggcagatgtttgatgatgactga
- a CDS encoding probable LSB6 LAs17 Binding protein — translation MPRSRPATTGYERLAQADDISDDSDEDPLSQSYASLQPAAAPRYAPVTQPRHRSGMASPKSFASSSQPKFRHRSGSSAGVDLKAINARLERWADEIASRFKRKGKNQQGEEERLEIHYSVFQPPEGVRPVTAESIAAPQEGVMTRAEFETIVESVRSAIRQEIHPSMISQGSSGSYFARNPDGKIVGVFKPKDEEPYAAGNPKWNKWIHRNLFPCCFGRACLIPNLSYVSEAAAYVLDCQLRTHLVPYTDVVWLASKSFHYPFWDRRKFHRKKKPLPAKPGSFQVFLKGFKDANVFLREHPWPDQYWSGFRTNDGQSKKKRRWTESCRPSGNASPNDGYNSDDEEAIQAATLLGPDNFIWTDNLKESLREELEKLVILDYIMRNTDRGLDNWMIKVDWETGKASIASDPIQMNMEPVAEEEGPRPVDLSQQGPRATRASYPYKTQRPMSASSRQPAGNEPAITIGAIDNSLSWPWKHPDAWRSFPFGWLFLPVDLIGRPFSQKTRDHFLPLLTSTSWWTQTILALKRVFQMDVDFQERMFAKQVAVMKGQAWNVVETLKTPDHGPLELTRRARVCVWDDLVDVPVAVPMRNTSSEVRRNPHVRQSMDEADIASSAPTSNPPIEDLLGLASAPADMPHPGRFELSSPTGETAQSPDELPPTEPNLLAPAGQQQSGGDIGKRPTVQAAGFRNSYQGPVRALNMYEPARQQAPRQQRRYSFANAAARRNSNTIAQQYYGDNENYTDDLEGDLGYAAAEGQMGNQRKVIVERLEAVKSRNPVFTCW, via the exons ATGCCTCGATCACGACCCGCAACAACAGGCTATGAACGCCTCGCACAGGCCGACGACATCAGCGACGACTCAGATGAGGATCCCCTCTCCCAATCTTACGCATCTCTACAGCCCGCGGCTGCTCCACGATATGCCCCCGTAACTCAACCGCGCCATCGTTCTGGCATGGCCAGTCCCAAATCATTTGCCTCGTCATCGCAACCCAAATTTCGCCATCGTTCAGGAAGTAGCGCCGGTGTCgacctcaaggccatcaatgcTCGTCTGGAGCGATGGGCAGACGAGATCGCTTCGCGTTTCAAGCGCAAGGGGAAGAACCAGCAAGGCGAAGAGGAGCGCCTTGAAATTCACTATTCTGTCTTCCAACCTCCCGAGGGTGTTCGACCGGTGACCGCTGAGAGCATTGCGGCGCCGCAGGAAGGCGTCATGACCAGAGCAGAGTTTGAAACTATCGTGGAAAGCGTACGGAGTGCTATTCGGCAAGAAATCCACCCGAGTATGATTTCTCAAGGCAGTTCTGGTAGTTACTTTGCCCGAAATCCCGATGGCAAGATTGTCGGTGTTTTCAAAcccaaggatgaggagcCATACGCCGCGGGAAACCCCAAATGGAACAAGTGGATTCACAGAAACTTGTTCCCTTGCTGCTTTGGAAGAGCCTG TCTTATCCCCAATCTCTCTTATGTCAGCGAAGCAGCTGCCTACGTACTCGATTGCCAACTACGAACACATCTCGTTCCATACACAGACGTTGTATGGCTTGCTTCCAAATCCTTCCATTATCCATTCTGGGATCGCCGCAAGTTCCatcgcaagaagaagcctctCCCCGCAAAGCCCGGCAGCTTCCAAGTCTTCCTCAAGGGTTTCAAGGATGCCAACGTGTTCCTTCGTGAACATCCTTGGCCGGATCAATACTGGTCAGGATTCCGTACAAACGATGGCCAgagtaagaagaagaggagatggacCGAGAGCTGCCGTCCATCAGGAAACGCCTCGCCGAATGATGGATACAacagcgacgacgaagaagctaTCCAAGCCGCGACTCTTTTGGGTCCTGATAACTTCATATGGACCGACAACTTGAAAGAATCTCTGcgggaagagcttgagaagctagTCATTCTTGACTACATTATGCGAAATACAGATCGTGGTCTGGACAATTGGATGATCAAGGTTGATTGGGAGACAGGCAAGGCCTCGATAGCATCAGACCCCATCCAAATGAACATGGAACCCGtcgcagaggaagagggccCTCGGCCTGTTGATCTTTCACAACAAGGGCCTCGTGCTACGAGGGCGTCATATCCTTATAAGACCCAGAGACCTATGAGCGCCTCAAGCCGACAGCCAGCAGGAAACGAGCCAGCAATTACCATTGGAGCTATTGACAACTCATTGTCATGGCCCTGGAAACACCCCGATGCCTGGAGAAG TTTCCCCTTTGGCTGGCTTTTCCTCCCCGTCGACCTCATCGGAAGGCCATTTTCTCAAAAGACACGGGATCACTTTTTACCATTGCTGACTTCCACATCATGGTGGACTCAGACGATCCTCGCTCTCAAGAGGGTGTTCCAGATGGATGTTGATTTCCAGGAACGCATGTTTGCTAAGCAAGTCGCCGTAATGAAGGGTCAGGCCTGGAACGTCGTTGAGACACTCAAGACTCCTGATCATGGCCCTCTTGAACTGACCCGCCGAGCGAGAGTTTGCGTCTGGGATGATCTAGTTGACGTTCCTGTTGCTGTTCCTATGCGCAATACGTCCTCGGAAGTCCGCCGCAACCCCCACGTCCGTCAATCCATGGATGAGGCCGACATTGCTAGTTCGGCTCCGACCAGTAATCCTCCAATCGAGGACCTTCTCGGTCTGGCCAGTGCACCCGCCGATATGCCTCATCCAGGTAGATTCGAGCTCTCATCTCCGACAGGCGAGACTGCTCAGTCACCAGATGAGCTTCCCCCAACCGAACCCAACCTCCTGGCACCAGCGGGGCAGCAACAAAGCGGTGGGGACATAGGCAAGCGTCCCACGGTCCAGGCAGCTGGGTTTAGGAACAGCTACCAGGGTCCCGTTCGTGCACTCAACATGTATGAACCAGCACGCCAGCAGGCACCGCGACAGCAACGAAGATATTCATTTGCCAACGCTGCTGCCCGTCGTAACAGCAACACCATCGCGCAGCAGTATTATGGCGATAATGAGAACTACACCGACGATCTAGAAGGTGACCTAGGATATGCTGCAGCTGAGGGGCAGATGGGCAACCAACGCAAGGTCATTGTTGAGCGGCTCGAAGCCGTCAAGAGTAGGAATCCCGTCTTCACCTGCTGGTAG
- a CDS encoding related to methyltransferase, which translates to MQRDGTVPLDETFTETIEHYGRSYQHYSLTNGTYFAPIDEDEISRLEVMHGVLSRLFDGRLIFPPIRSPRRILDCGCGPGDWAIEVATQYPDAEVLGIDVSPHMIPENPPDNMELQVDDLNGRQVVARNQMVAGGIHANRWRSYIRDIFRVLKPGGWCQMVEIYFNAQSDNDHALSQWSRQYLESQQPYKDPRAPLQLASWMRSAGFTEVESRLLTLPMCGWSSVPRDYDIGRSNTDNVNQLLYSLALYPFTQFLGMSFSDFQLLIAQARSEASNPAFKAYFPV; encoded by the exons ATGCAAAGGGATGGAACCGTGCCCTTGGACGAGACGTTCACCGAGACAATCGAACACTATGGGCGCTCTTATCAGCATTACTCCCTCACGAATGGGACATATTTTGCCCCCATCGATGAG GACGAAATCTCGCGCCTCGAGGTGATGCACGGAGTTCTCAGCAGGCTCTTTGATGGGAGGCTCATATTCCCCCCTATCAGGTCGCCACGACGAATACTCGATTGCGGTTGTGGTCCAGGAGATTGGGCTATCGAAGTTGCCACACAATATCCTGACGCCGAA GTCCTCGGCATCGATGTCAGTCCGCACATGATTCCAGAAAACCCTCCCGACAATATGGAGCTCCAAGTTGATGACCTTAACGGGAGGCAAGTAGTTGCAAGAAA CCAAATGGTCGCCGGTGGTATCCATGCGAATCGCTGGCGAAGCTATATTCGAGACATTTTCCGTGTATTGAAGCCAGGCGGGTGGTGTCAGATGGTCGAGATATACTTTAACGCCCAATCTGACAATG ATCACGCCCTGTCGCAATGGTCCAGACAATACTTGGAAAGTCAGCAGCCATACAAAGATCCACGGGCACCACTTCAATTGGCCAGCTGGATGAGAAGTGCAGGGTTTACGGAAGTCGAGTCGAGACTCTTAACGTTGCCAATGTGCGGCTGGTCGAGTG TCCCCCGGGATTATGACATAGGTCGATCCAATACCGATAACGTGAACCAGCTATTGTATTCACTAGCATTATACCCGTTCACACAGTTTCTTGG GATGTCTTTCAGTGATTTCCAACTCTTGATAGCTCAAGCGAGGAGCGAAGCCAGCAACCCAGCATTCAAG GCCTACTTCCCCGTGTAA
- a CDS encoding related to brt1 protein, whose translation MTSRQNISSGSAFEELIGYSRAVVTGDWVFVSGTTGYNYKTGEISSGVAEQADQTMTNIAAALKDAGASVSDVVRVHYILPDRDDFPKTWPVLKKWFGDVRPAATMIQSSLMKEEMKIEIEVTARIGCGDKKD comes from the exons ATGACTTCCCGTCAAAACATCAGCTCTGGCTCTGCCTTTGAAGAGCTCATCGGATATTCACGAGCTGTCGTGACTGGAGATTGGGTTTTTGTCAGCGGCACTACCGG ctataactataagaCTGGAGAGATATCGTCAGGTGTTGCCGAACAGGCCGACCAGACCATGACCAACATCGCTGCTGCATTGAAAGATGCCGGTGCTTCGGTCTCCGATGTCGTTCGTGTTCACTACATCCTCCCTGACCGCGATGACTTTCCAAAGACCTGGCCagtgttgaagaagtggttTGGCGATGTTCGTCCTGCTGCAACTATGATCCAGTCCTCattgatgaaggaggagatgaagattgagattgaagTTACTGCCAGAATCGGCTGTGGTGATAAGAAGGATTAG
- a CDS encoding related to alcohol dehydrogenase encodes MPRALTLQQIEGAKPGKVYYPLQVKQVPKPTPGPNEVLVNLSAAALNHRDLFMRRHLYPAISFTNPILADGYGTVVALGSNVTRKNLLNKPVILTPMRGWESDPVAPEDSRKFAVTGGSKLTEVGTAQDYIVVSEEEVEPAPDHLTPAEGAALPLVGVTGWRALVTKSNAAFPGSNILITGIGGGVALQVLQFGVAMGCNVFVTSGDEAKITKAKEMGAKGGVIYKNEAWDKELRAQLPANRPHLDAVIDGAGGEIVAKTVRLLKAGGVIVQYGMTVSPKMDWLMAANLQNIELKGSTMGSRKEFRDMVAFVNEKKIRPVISRTITGLDNLQGIDDLFRDMDQGKQFGKLVIEWDSGSESPSKL; translated from the exons ATGCCTCGAGCTCTCACCCTACAGCAGATCGAAGGCGCAAAGCCTGGAAAGGTCTACTATCC ACTTCAAGTTAAACAAGTACCAAAGCCAACTCCAGGCCCCAATGAGGTCCTTGTCAACCTCTCTGCGGCGGCACTCAACCACCGTGATCTTTTTATGCGCCGTCATCTCTACCCAGCCATTTCCTTCACCAACCCAATTCTAGCAGATGGCTACGGCACTGTGGTCGCCCTAGGAAGCAATGTAACCCGCAAGaatctcctcaacaagccaGTCATCCTCACTCCCATGCGTGGTTGGGAATCGGACCCTGTTGCACCAGAAGATAGCCGCAAGTTTGCAGTCACAGGTGGTTCCAAACTCACCGAAGTCGGCACTGCTCAGGACTACATTGTAGTCTCAGAGGAGGAAGTCGAGCCTGCGCCTGATCACCTCACACCCGCTGAGGGAGCAGCTCTACCTCTTGTTGGTGTCACAGGCTGGCGTGCGCTTGTGACAAAGAGCAATGCTGCTTTCCCTGGCTCAAACATTCTTATCACAGGCATTGGCGGCGGTGTTGCGCTCCAGGTCCTCCAGTTCGGTGTAGCAATGGGCTGCAACGTATTCGTCACATCCGGCGATGAAGCCAAGATTACAAAGGCCAAAGAGATGGGGGCAAAGGGTGGAGTTATTTACAAGAACGAAGCCTGGGACAAGGAGCTTCGAGCACAGCTACCAGCCAATAGGCCACATCTCGATGCTGTAATCGACGGTGCAGGCGGTGAGATCGTGGCCAAGACTGTACGACTACTCAAGGCTGGCGGTGTAATTGTGCAGTACGGCATGACCGTGTCTCCCAAGATGGATTGGCTGATGGCCGCGAATCTGCAGAATATCGAGCTCAAGGGTTCAACGATGGGCTCCCGCAAGGAATTCCGGGATATGGTTGCCTTTGtgaacgagaagaagattcgACCCGTTATCAGCAGAACGATTACGGGGCTGGATAATCTTCAAGGGATTGATGACCTGTTCAGAGACATGGATCAGGGGAAGCAGTTTGGTAAGCTTGTAATCGAGTGGGATTCAGGAAGCGAGTCGCCCTCAAAACTCTAG
- a CDS encoding probable KRR1 protein, required for 40S ribosome biogenesis, translating into MPSTHKKPKPWDTDDVDKWKVDTFTPKDNVGGTFLEESSFMTLFPKYREVYLKEAWPLVTRALEKHGIACKLDLVEGSMEVRTTRKTFDPAAILNARDLIKLLARSVPAPQAIKILEDGVACDVIKIRNLVGSKERFVKRRQRILGPNGSTLKALELLTETYILVHGNTVSVMGPYKGLKEIRRIVEDCMANTHPIYGIKELMIKRELAKDPELATESWDRFLPNFKKRTLSHRRVPHKVTDKAKKTYTPFPPAPEKSKVDKQIETGEYFLAKGDKKRALHEERKENQSKRKEEKAKEREAEFVPPEEGRPKKKRKKTEE; encoded by the exons ATGCCCTCAACTCACA AAAAACCGAAACCATGGGACACGGATGACGTTGACAAATGGAAGGTCGACACCTTCACTCCCAAGGACAACGTTGGCGGCACATTCCTCGAAGAGTCCTCTTTTATGACCCTGTTCCCCAAATACCGCGAAGTTTACCTCAAGGAGGCATGGCCTCTGGTCACCCGAGCCCTTGAAAAGCACGGAATCGCTTGTAAGCTCGATTTGGTGGAAGGATCTATGGAAGTACGAACAACTCGAAAAACGTTTGATCCCGCTGCCATCCTCAACGCACGGGACCTCATTAAGCTACTAGCTCGGTCTGTACCCGCACCTCAAGCTATCAAGATCCTcgaagatggtgttgctTGTGATGTGATCAAGATACGCAACCTTGTTGGATCCAAGGAAAGATTTGTgaagagaagacaaagaatcCTTGGTCCCAACGGTTCGACTCTCAAGGCGCTTGAATTGCTCACAGAAACGTACATCCTGGTCCATGGAAACACAGTCTCCGTCATGGGGCCCTACAAGGGCCTGAAAGAGATACGACGAATCGTGGAAGACTGTATGGCAAATACTCACCCAATTTATGGGATAAAA GAGCTCATGATAAAAAGGGAGCTTGCAAAGGATCCTGAGCTTGCCACCGAGAGCTGGGATCGCTTCCTTCCCAACTTCAAAAAGAGGACTCTCAGCCACAGACGTGTTCCCCACAAGGTCaccgacaaggccaagaagacatACACACCATtccctccagctcctgaaAAGAGCAAGGTCGACAAGCAGATCGAGACTGGCGAGTACTTCTTGGCCAAGGGCGACAAGAAGCGTGCTTTGCACGAGGAGCGCAAGGAGAACCAGAGCAAGcgaaaggaggagaaggcgaaGGAGCGAGAGGCCGAGTTCGTTCCACCGGAAGAGGGTCgtcccaagaagaagcgcaagaagacAGAAGAGTGA
- a CDS encoding probable ribosomal protein L11, mitochondrial: protein MSKGRGAVDQIVKLIVGAGQASPSPPVGPALGSKGVKSMDFCKEFNARTAHIITGTPMPCRVTVRADRSFTFDVRTPHTSWLLLNAVEAPMGKKGKRKGVSKPGHETVGTLSLKHIYEIAKIKQTELRLSGLSLEGLCRSVIYQAKTMGIEVVA from the exons ATGTCAAAGGGTCGAGGCGCCGTCGATCAGATTGTGAAGCTGATCGTGGGAGCTGGACAGGCTAGCCCTAGCCCTCCTGTTGGCCCTGCTCTCGGTTCCAAGGGTGTGAAGTCTATGGACTTTTGCAAG GAATTCAACGCGCGAACTGCGCATATTATCACCGGAACACCAATGCCTTGCCGAGTTACCGTCCGCGCCGATCGATCATTTACTTTTGACGTCCGAACACCGCACACCTCATGGCTTCTCCTCAACGCCGTTGAAGCTCCCATGGGAAAGAAAGGCAAGCGAAAGGGTGTCAGCAAACCCGGACATGAGACTGTCGGCACTTTATCCCTCAAGCACATTTACGAGATTGCAAAGATCAAGCAGACTGAGCTGCGACTTTCAGGTCTATCTCTAGAGGGCCTCTGCAGATCGGTCATTTATCAAGCGAAGACGATGGGAATTGAAGTGGTGGCTTAA